Proteins encoded within one genomic window of Glycine soja cultivar W05 chromosome 1, ASM419377v2, whole genome shotgun sequence:
- the LOC114416603 gene encoding dirigent protein 22-like codes for MPTLNHVLTFTFFLLLSCHCHLLNGQEDTSFGRAIDRKLLGLKRKEKLSHFKFYWHDIVSGRNPTSVAVVPPPPKVNTTTAFGLVNMIDNPLTLGPELSSKLVGKSQGFYASASQTEIDLLMAMNFAFIEGKYNGSTITILGRNCVFHKVREMPVIGGSGLFRFARGYAEARTHWLDLKGGDAIVEYNVYVMHY; via the coding sequence ATGCCAACCCTCAACCATGTCCTCACATTCACattcttccttctcctctcTTGCCATTGCCACCTCCTCAATGGCCAAGAGGACACCTCATTTGGCCGTGCCATAGACAGAAAATTGTTAGGcctaaagagaaaagaaaagctcAGCCACTTCAAATTTTATTGGCATGACATAGTGAGTGGCCGCAACCCCACTTCGGTGGCGGTTGTTCCGCCACCGCCGAAGGTGAACACGACCACAGCATTTGGCTTGGTGAACATGATTGACAACCCTTTGACGTTGGGGCCGGAATTGAGCTCCAAGCTTGTGGGAAAATCTCAGGGTTTCTACGCGTCGGCCTCGCAGACTGAGATTGATCTTCTAATGGCTATGAACTTTGCTTTCATTGAAGGTAAGTACAATGGCAGCACCATCACCATCTTGGGGAGGAACTGCGTCTTCCACAAGGTGAGGGAGATGCCTGTGATTGGAGGAAGTGGACTCTTCAGGTTTGCTAGAGGGTATGCTGAGGCTAGGACTCATTGGCTTGATCTCAAGGGTGGGGATGCTATTGTTGAGTACAATGTTTATGTTATGCATTATTGA